One window from the genome of Leptospira johnsonii encodes:
- a CDS encoding heme exporter protein CcmB, whose amino-acid sequence MKAIFALIRKEFRLLGKASNGILSLLVLVSAMVFLFHYALERNGKIDLVALIGLKWAILFVASFVLVGQFTWEEREAGGGTASRLFISPWVLYFSKSILVFIALSAAAIYLMGLFALMFSAFPADLNEFGRQIVFFFPGLLCLSFLGVCLSHISLSSRLKEILLPLLLVPLSIPVFLYGMEAERKFISQPFSALVGSFSLILAFAVFYGSMGALLVEMTSDE is encoded by the coding sequence GTGAAAGCAATTTTTGCTCTTATCCGAAAAGAGTTCCGCCTTTTAGGAAAGGCAAGTAATGGGATCTTGTCATTACTTGTTTTAGTTTCCGCGATGGTGTTCTTATTCCATTATGCTCTGGAAAGGAACGGCAAAATAGATCTAGTCGCGCTTATCGGATTGAAATGGGCCATTCTATTTGTCGCCTCGTTCGTATTAGTCGGTCAATTCACCTGGGAAGAAAGAGAAGCAGGCGGGGGAACTGCGAGTAGACTATTTATTTCTCCTTGGGTTTTATATTTTTCTAAATCGATTTTAGTGTTTATCGCATTGTCCGCGGCCGCCATTTATCTGATGGGACTTTTTGCATTGATGTTTTCCGCATTTCCCGCGGACTTAAACGAATTCGGAAGACAGATCGTATTCTTCTTTCCCGGTCTATTATGCCTTTCCTTTTTGGGAGTTTGTCTTTCCCATATCAGTTTATCTTCTCGCCTGAAAGAGATCCTTCTTCCGTTACTCCTCGTGCCTCTTTCTATTCCTGTATTCTTATATGGAATGGAAGCGGAGAGAAAATTTATCTCCCAACCTTTTTCCGCCTTGGTCGGTTCTTTTTCTCTCATTTTGGCATTTGCAGTTTTTTACGGTTCTATGGGTGCACTTCTGGTAGAAATGACTTCCGACGAATAG
- the ccsA gene encoding cytochrome c biogenesis protein CcsA, whose protein sequence is MNIRLLHPAWDWILSLLFLSIFPFAVLLGLYYPNVILEQGISHRIFYFHVPVAWVALYGPGISSICAIAYLVTKKRTWDTLSLSANKISLLFAIGVLFSGPIWAYLAWGTPWDTTDARLNSFFVLVLSLVAYFLLRFLVLDQTKKYIFSAFLSLFCSVNAILTWGAIRWMDNPGNHPSSVLGKKGMDPDMRISFWLGILAYHLLFLILYRLVYRLDKIKAVREELSD, encoded by the coding sequence ATGAATATTCGCCTCCTGCATCCCGCCTGGGACTGGATACTCTCTCTTTTGTTTTTATCGATTTTTCCGTTTGCAGTGCTTCTGGGCTTATATTACCCGAATGTGATCTTAGAGCAGGGGATTTCCCACAGGATTTTTTATTTCCATGTTCCAGTTGCATGGGTGGCTTTGTACGGTCCCGGAATTTCTTCTATTTGTGCGATTGCATATCTTGTGACTAAAAAGCGGACCTGGGATACACTTTCACTTTCCGCAAATAAGATATCTCTTTTATTCGCGATCGGTGTTTTATTTTCCGGACCGATATGGGCATACTTGGCTTGGGGAACTCCTTGGGACACGACTGACGCACGCTTAAATTCTTTTTTCGTATTGGTACTAAGCCTTGTGGCTTATTTTCTATTGCGGTTTTTGGTTTTGGACCAGACTAAAAAATATATCTTCTCCGCTTTTTTAAGTTTGTTCTGCAGTGTAAATGCTATCTTAACCTGGGGAGCCATTCGTTGGATGGATAATCCAGGAAATCACCCTTCTTCCGTATTGGGAAAAAAGGGAATGGATCCGGATATGAGGATCTCTTTTTGGTTAGGAATTTTGGCTTATCACCTACTTTTTTTGATCTTGTACAGGTTAGTTTATCGTTTAGATAAGATCAAAGCTGTTCGTGAAGAATTGTCTGATTGA
- a CDS encoding PP2C family protein-serine/threonine phosphatase, whose translation MDREKQESQLNYSDYSILAVDDSDINLKLLVHTLKPLGFQVLTAMNTEEARTLLATNQVDILLLDVSMPGQDGFSFCKELREIDRFNLLPILFITAYNRELGFDEAIAHGGDDFLHKPFQPKELVAKIRAFIRIKNLQDELLHQKKKYEKELVMARRVQQELVPEKQLEWNGFSVNSVFHPLMQIGGDFIDAWIEEDKLHVFIADCSGHGPSAALLSAMVKMQVSNLGRSNTLVDKVKTLRQQLEKILPEDFSITFFYGILDNKGNFEYANGGHPPPLLYLNGNVEELPGMGPLIIPIELGTEDEFRSVVLEKGVSLLLYTDGATEITDENYNILGEESLKKILKEAVESKEDILNFSLEKILAHSGNMTHDDDIALMVIQG comes from the coding sequence GTGGATAGAGAGAAGCAAGAGAGCCAATTGAATTATTCCGACTATTCCATCCTTGCGGTCGACGATTCGGATATTAATCTCAAACTTTTGGTCCATACTTTAAAACCTCTGGGTTTCCAAGTTTTAACTGCAATGAACACGGAAGAGGCACGCACACTTCTTGCGACCAACCAAGTGGACATTCTTCTTTTGGATGTGAGTATGCCTGGTCAGGATGGATTTTCATTCTGTAAGGAATTGAGAGAGATAGATAGATTCAATCTTCTTCCGATCCTTTTTATCACAGCTTATAATAGAGAGTTGGGATTTGACGAGGCGATCGCTCACGGCGGAGACGACTTTCTTCATAAACCTTTCCAACCAAAAGAATTGGTCGCAAAGATCAGAGCATTCATTCGGATCAAAAATCTTCAGGACGAACTTTTACATCAAAAGAAAAAATACGAAAAAGAATTGGTCATGGCAAGAAGGGTGCAACAGGAACTTGTACCTGAAAAACAATTGGAGTGGAACGGCTTTAGTGTGAATTCAGTCTTCCATCCTTTGATGCAGATCGGCGGCGACTTCATAGACGCATGGATAGAAGAAGATAAACTGCATGTGTTTATCGCGGATTGTTCCGGCCATGGCCCTTCTGCAGCACTTCTTTCTGCAATGGTAAAGATGCAGGTCTCCAATTTAGGAAGAAGTAATACTCTTGTAGATAAAGTAAAAACTCTTAGGCAACAATTGGAAAAGATCCTGCCGGAAGATTTTTCCATCACATTCTTTTACGGTATCTTAGATAATAAGGGCAATTTCGAATATGCAAACGGAGGTCATCCGCCTCCGCTATTGTACCTTAACGGGAACGTAGAAGAATTGCCCGGCATGGGACCTCTCATCATTCCGATAGAGCTCGGAACGGAGGATGAGTTCAGATCCGTAGTCTTGGAAAAAGGTGTTTCTCTATTACTTTACACGGATGGGGCCACTGAAATAACGGATGAGAACTATAATATTTTGGGCGAAGAAAGTCTGAAGAAGATCCTGAAAGAAGCCGTGGAATCCAAAGAAGATATACTGAATTTTTCTCTGGAAAAGATATTGGCGCATTCGGGGAATATGACCCACGACGATGATATCGCTCTCATGGTTATCCAAGGATGA
- a CDS encoding phosphoribosylaminoimidazolesuccinocarboxamide synthase: protein MSELPKPSYIGKVRDVYDLGNSLILSSTDRISAFDVVFRQIVPGKGKVLNKISAEWFSYFKDIPNHIIETDVSKFPSPFKDHPDLKDRSVLVKKCKRIDFECVVRGYLSGSGWKEYKQDGTLAFKKLPAGLKESQKLPEPSFTPAIKNDTGHDENISEERMKNEIGSELFSILREKSISLYTRAAELVAGAGILLCDTKFEFGIWEDKVILIDEILTPDSSRYWAQESYVIGTTPPSMDKQILRNYLEKSGWNKVPPPPDLPESLIVELQAAYKEIQDRLLKCLSQESM from the coding sequence ATGAGTGAACTCCCCAAACCTTCTTATATTGGCAAAGTCAGAGACGTATACGATTTAGGAAATTCCCTGATATTATCCTCTACAGATCGAATCTCCGCGTTCGATGTCGTGTTCCGCCAGATCGTTCCTGGCAAAGGAAAAGTTTTAAATAAGATCTCTGCAGAATGGTTTTCCTACTTTAAGGATATTCCGAATCATATTATAGAAACTGACGTTTCTAAGTTCCCTTCTCCATTCAAAGATCATCCAGACTTAAAGGATCGTTCCGTTCTTGTAAAAAAGTGCAAACGGATCGACTTTGAATGTGTGGTCCGCGGTTATCTTTCCGGTTCCGGTTGGAAAGAATACAAACAAGACGGGACGCTTGCTTTTAAAAAACTTCCTGCAGGTTTGAAAGAATCCCAAAAACTGCCCGAGCCTAGTTTTACACCTGCGATCAAAAACGATACGGGTCACGACGAGAATATCTCCGAAGAGAGAATGAAAAACGAGATCGGATCCGAACTCTTCTCTATTTTAAGGGAAAAATCGATTTCCCTCTATACCAGGGCCGCTGAACTGGTAGCTGGGGCTGGGATTTTGCTCTGCGATACCAAATTCGAATTCGGGATTTGGGAAGATAAGGTCATCTTGATCGATGAGATTTTGACTCCGGATTCTTCAAGGTATTGGGCGCAGGAATCTTATGTTATCGGGACCACTCCGCCCAGCATGGACAAACAGATCTTAAGGAATTATCTGGAAAAGTCCGGTTGGAACAAGGTTCCTCCTCCTCCGGACTTGCCGGAGAGTCTGATTGTCGAATTGCAAGCGGCATATAAGGAAATACAGGATCGACTATTAAAATGTTTATCGCAAGAATCAATGTAA
- the purS gene encoding phosphoribosylformylglycinamidine synthase subunit PurS: MFIARINVTLKESVLDPQGNTVKSTLQELGEKSVQDVRVGKYIEVKLDSPDLETAKKTVANLCEKLLVNHVIETYRSEIVTE; this comes from the coding sequence ATGTTTATCGCAAGAATCAATGTAACTCTAAAAGAATCAGTTCTCGATCCTCAAGGGAACACTGTGAAGTCCACTCTACAAGAATTGGGCGAAAAATCGGTGCAAGACGTAAGAGTCGGAAAATACATCGAAGTCAAATTGGATTCTCCCGATCTGGAAACTGCAAAGAAGACGGTGGCAAATCTCTGCGAAAAACTTTTAGTAAATCATGTGATTGAAACTTATCGTTCGGAGATCGTAACGGAATGA
- the purQ gene encoding phosphoribosylformylglycinamidine synthase subunit PurQ has product MKAAVVTFPGSNCDNDIVRVLSEFYSAKVDKVWHKDQFSEKYDLVILPGGFSYGDYLRSGAMAPFSPVMKSVKEHTDRGGKLFGICNGFQILAEAGYLPGALIRNRNLKYVCRTIGLKKASNSNKISGSLADDKILRVPVAHGDGCYFASAEVRKQLKEEGRILFLYAGDNPNGSLDDIAGICSPDFKVAGMMPHPERAMNPITGEMDGKTVLDLLIAS; this is encoded by the coding sequence ATGAAAGCTGCGGTAGTCACTTTTCCAGGTTCTAATTGTGATAACGATATCGTAAGAGTTCTTTCTGAATTCTATTCCGCGAAAGTGGACAAGGTCTGGCATAAGGACCAATTCTCAGAAAAATACGATCTGGTCATTCTTCCGGGAGGATTTTCCTACGGAGATTATTTAAGATCCGGAGCAATGGCTCCTTTTTCTCCGGTAATGAAATCGGTAAAAGAACATACCGATCGCGGTGGAAAACTATTCGGCATCTGCAATGGATTCCAAATTTTAGCGGAAGCAGGTTATCTTCCCGGCGCATTGATACGTAACAGAAATCTAAAGTATGTCTGCAGGACAATCGGCCTGAAAAAGGCGTCTAACTCAAACAAGATCAGCGGCAGTTTAGCGGATGATAAGATCTTAAGAGTTCCAGTAGCTCATGGAGACGGATGTTACTTCGCCTCCGCAGAGGTCCGCAAACAATTGAAGGAAGAAGGACGGATCCTGTTCTTATACGCAGGAGACAATCCGAACGGAAGTTTGGACGATATCGCTGGGATCTGTTCTCCGGATTTTAAAGTGGCCGGAATGATGCCTCACCCTGAAAGAGCGATGAATCCGATCACCGGTGAAATGGACGGCAAAACCGTTTTAGATCTTCTGATCGCTTCTTAA
- a CDS encoding DUF2804 domain-containing protein gives MKEHLGSILHPSTLEPLFGKYFGPVQIDNSKEYNAGLLSELRSVDSVLVDILGEKIFLELRIYATKFKSGANLLLWNRETGNLQEISLLENGASSFIHQGSFKNGYWSFTKSDKRFNFRLDDNIRQGYTHSAIWEKNLNFQLDALAYTGEKNNGNWFTQISPSGKDWVFKNHSPDLRVEGQLSWNDLSVSLENGLLSYSVGKGYGPIAFPLENRIYLQVSPKKKVHIYLEDDILVWTNGEVSNLGNAVWSGNGKRKIFQDQNSKLELELEPEIEASFSRPKNLGTEKFIKTLYTVSGWIKTKSKKEKISDGIAILEKPQKV, from the coding sequence ATGAAAGAACATTTAGGCTCCATTCTTCATCCTTCCACTTTAGAACCATTATTTGGAAAATATTTCGGTCCAGTGCAGATCGATAATTCCAAAGAATACAACGCCGGATTACTTTCCGAACTCAGATCCGTGGACTCGGTGCTCGTAGACATACTGGGAGAAAAAATATTTTTAGAACTCAGGATCTATGCGACCAAGTTCAAATCCGGCGCAAATCTTTTGCTTTGGAATAGGGAAACAGGAAATCTGCAGGAGATCTCTCTTTTAGAGAATGGAGCTTCTTCTTTTATTCACCAGGGAAGTTTTAAGAACGGCTATTGGAGTTTTACCAAATCGGACAAAAGATTCAATTTCAGATTGGATGATAATATTCGCCAAGGTTATACACATTCCGCCATCTGGGAAAAAAATCTGAACTTCCAATTGGATGCTCTTGCTTATACCGGAGAGAAGAATAATGGAAACTGGTTCACTCAAATTTCTCCTTCCGGCAAAGATTGGGTCTTTAAGAATCATTCTCCTGACTTAAGGGTAGAAGGACAACTTTCCTGGAACGATCTATCTGTTTCTCTCGAGAATGGGCTTTTGTCTTATTCAGTTGGAAAGGGATACGGACCTATAGCATTCCCATTGGAAAATAGAATCTATCTGCAAGTTTCTCCGAAGAAGAAGGTTCATATCTATTTGGAAGATGATATCCTAGTTTGGACCAACGGAGAAGTTTCAAATCTGGGAAATGCAGTTTGGTCCGGGAACGGAAAACGTAAGATCTTCCAAGATCAAAACTCCAAACTGGAGCTGGAGTTAGAACCTGAGATAGAGGCAAGCTTCTCCCGTCCCAAAAACTTGGGAACGGAAAAATTTATAAAAACATTATATACAGTTTCCGGATGGATCAAGACCAAATCCAAAAAGGAAAAGATCTCTGATGGGATCGCGATTTTAGAGAAGCCTCAAAAAGTTTAA
- a CDS encoding EAL domain-containing protein — MLAEYESHQILSLGEGYYTPHYQPILDVGNRNIIGYEVLGRVFSPESNEYHSLGYHFHNPDTDTVRLVHIDRIIREKAIKHVKETGLKTKIFLNMMPNFLSMVYTGEVLDIKRLHILHLIDKYDINPNDLVLEITEDKFEGNIEKLLYIVSLFRERGIKIAVDDLGVGFSNLERIGYIHPDIMKVDIKIMRESLNRRSFKNVLSAISEMSQRLGSQLLFEGVENEDELYLALSMGANLLQGFYFSRPTIDFQDKKRFNKTLKTSLEKFSGLRFLEILENLRKEQSFLDQFVDLFKDLETSSEESMADALSSVLDRLPLETTSVLVTDMHGYQVTPTFKREAYDLPWTRLLTEVGNNYAWKPFFIRHKAETYHSSRVSGFTEPFHDIETKRQYVLFTLNLGEDHVLILRLDWESY, encoded by the coding sequence ATGCTCGCCGAATACGAGTCCCACCAAATACTTTCTCTGGGAGAAGGTTATTATACCCCTCACTACCAGCCGATCTTAGACGTCGGAAATCGTAATATTATAGGTTACGAAGTTTTAGGGAGAGTATTTTCTCCCGAGTCCAACGAATACCATTCTTTAGGTTATCATTTTCATAATCCGGACACGGATACTGTTCGTTTAGTCCATATAGATCGTATTATTCGCGAAAAAGCGATCAAACATGTGAAGGAAACGGGTCTTAAGACTAAAATTTTCCTGAACATGATGCCAAACTTTCTCTCCATGGTCTACACGGGAGAAGTGTTGGATATCAAACGTCTGCATATTCTTCATCTCATAGACAAGTATGATATTAACCCGAACGATCTAGTTTTAGAGATCACAGAAGATAAGTTCGAAGGAAATATTGAAAAACTTTTATATATAGTAAGCCTATTCAGAGAAAGAGGGATCAAGATCGCAGTCGACGATCTTGGGGTCGGTTTTTCCAATTTGGAAAGGATCGGTTATATCCATCCGGATATTATGAAAGTGGACATAAAAATTATGAGAGAGAGTTTGAACAGACGATCTTTCAAGAATGTTCTTTCCGCTATTTCTGAAATGTCCCAAAGGCTCGGTTCCCAACTACTATTCGAAGGAGTGGAGAACGAAGATGAATTGTATCTTGCTCTGTCCATGGGAGCCAATCTATTACAAGGTTTTTATTTTTCTCGTCCTACTATAGACTTTCAGGACAAAAAACGTTTTAATAAAACTCTCAAAACTTCCCTCGAAAAATTCTCAGGCCTTAGGTTCTTAGAGATCCTAGAGAATCTTAGAAAGGAACAATCCTTCTTAGATCAGTTTGTGGACTTATTCAAAGATCTGGAAACTTCTTCCGAAGAATCGATGGCGGATGCATTGAGTAGCGTTTTAGATAGACTCCCTTTGGAAACCACTTCCGTTCTGGTCACGGATATGCACGGTTATCAGGTAACTCCTACTTTCAAGAGAGAGGCATACGATCTGCCTTGGACAAGATTGCTTACCGAGGTAGGAAATAACTATGCTTGGAAACCTTTCTTCATCCGTCATAAGGCAGAAACCTATCATTCTAGCCGAGTTTCCGGGTTTACGGAACCTTTCCATGATATAGAAACCAAACGTCAATATGTCTTATTCACCCTGAATCTGGGCGAGGATCATGTTCTCATTCTCCGCCTCGACTGGGAATCCTACTGA
- the sufC gene encoding Fe-S cluster assembly ATPase SufC, whose product MAELLKISNLRAGVETESGEVQEILKGVDLTIGEGEVHAIMGPNGSGKSTLSNVIMGHPKYKVISGDIFFRGESLLEKPTDERARAGIFLCFQYPTSIPGVSIGNFLRTILKSVRGKDLPVKEFRKELKEATALLEVPDTWIGRYVNDGFSGGEKKRNEILQMTLLKPKLSVLDETDSGLDIDALRIISEGITKNKSADRSILLITHYQRMLNYVTPDFVHVFAQGKILKTGGRELALELEEKGYDWILNGAN is encoded by the coding sequence GTGGCGGAACTACTAAAAATTTCGAATCTTCGCGCCGGAGTGGAAACCGAATCCGGTGAAGTACAGGAAATCCTAAAAGGTGTAGACCTGACGATCGGCGAGGGAGAGGTCCATGCCATCATGGGTCCAAACGGATCCGGAAAAAGTACCTTATCAAATGTCATCATGGGTCACCCGAAATACAAGGTGATCTCCGGGGATATATTTTTCAGGGGAGAATCACTTCTCGAAAAACCTACCGACGAAAGAGCAAGAGCTGGGATCTTTCTTTGTTTCCAATATCCTACCAGCATTCCCGGTGTTTCGATCGGAAATTTTTTACGCACCATCTTAAAATCGGTCCGGGGCAAGGATTTACCTGTAAAGGAATTCCGTAAAGAACTCAAAGAGGCCACTGCTTTATTAGAAGTTCCTGATACTTGGATCGGAAGATACGTGAACGATGGTTTTTCCGGTGGAGAGAAAAAAAGGAACGAGATCCTTCAAATGACCCTTCTCAAACCAAAACTTTCCGTTCTGGATGAGACCGATTCGGGTTTGGACATAGACGCACTTAGAATTATCAGCGAAGGGATTACTAAGAATAAATCTGCGGATAGATCCATACTTTTGATCACACATTATCAAAGAATGTTGAACTATGTTACTCCTGATTTCGTTCACGTTTTTGCTCAAGGTAAGATCCTCAAAACGGGCGGACGAGAACTTGCTCTAGAATTGGAAGAAAAAGGATACGATTGGATCCTAAACGGAGCGAACTAA
- a CDS encoding SufB/SufD family protein produces the protein MLLAESISEYIKEKKEPSILSEFRTNAEKLLNSAVFPDSSLESWRKISLSNFKISEYTKVCPDSSVTVSGNAKITKLQDLPVEKLSEVLKKVGPAISFYSKDWFPLFVFSRFTHAYYVQLDSDPSSFPEIKIECKDGNIILPLLIVDAFPGAKSNFIERWESASQKDLLLMSGVTLLLTPPNGDFQYSSLENLGDSTFHFRATYGIQEKDSKFHASLASWGGYKGKSFYDTNVVGKGCWTRYVGLSPLKGREFQDTEVRILHSESHAQSSILYRTVVREKAHHIFTGNLHIPSHCKDVGAIQINNNLLMDRTARAESIPKLEVFADSVKCEHGATVGEIDEEQLFYLASRGISEEEARKMIVEGFLNEVVREFPSETVREELSSMIESRMLGK, from the coding sequence ATGCTTTTGGCGGAATCCATTTCGGAATATATCAAGGAAAAGAAGGAACCATCCATTCTTTCCGAATTCCGTACGAACGCCGAAAAACTTCTGAACTCAGCCGTTTTTCCGGATTCATCTTTGGAATCTTGGAGAAAGATCAGTCTTTCTAATTTTAAAATTTCAGAATATACTAAAGTTTGTCCTGATTCTTCCGTAACCGTTTCCGGAAACGCAAAAATCACTAAATTACAAGATCTCCCTGTCGAAAAACTTTCGGAAGTCCTGAAAAAAGTAGGACCCGCAATTTCATTCTATTCTAAGGACTGGTTTCCACTTTTTGTATTTTCCAGATTCACACATGCGTATTATGTGCAGCTGGATTCGGATCCTTCTTCTTTTCCCGAGATCAAAATTGAATGTAAGGATGGTAATATCATTCTTCCACTTTTGATCGTGGATGCTTTTCCGGGAGCCAAATCAAATTTTATAGAGAGATGGGAGTCTGCTTCTCAGAAAGATCTTCTATTGATGAGTGGAGTTACCCTTCTTCTTACACCTCCTAACGGAGATTTCCAATATTCTAGTTTGGAAAATTTGGGAGATTCTACTTTTCATTTTAGAGCTACTTACGGGATCCAAGAGAAGGATTCTAAGTTTCATGCGAGCCTTGCTTCTTGGGGTGGATATAAGGGAAAATCATTCTATGATACGAATGTTGTCGGAAAAGGATGTTGGACACGTTATGTGGGCCTTTCTCCTTTAAAGGGCAGAGAATTCCAAGACACTGAAGTCCGCATTCTTCATTCCGAAAGCCACGCACAAAGTTCTATTTTGTATCGTACTGTTGTAAGAGAGAAGGCTCATCATATATTTACGGGAAACCTTCATATACCTTCTCATTGTAAAGACGTGGGTGCGATCCAGATCAATAATAACCTTCTCATGGACAGAACTGCAAGAGCGGAATCCATTCCTAAATTGGAAGTATTCGCTGACAGTGTTAAATGTGAGCACGGAGCCACAGTCGGAGAAATAGACGAAGAGCAATTATTCTACTTAGCTTCCAGAGGTATCTCGGAAGAAGAAGCCCGTAAAATGATTGTAGAAGGATTTTTGAACGAAGTAGTTCGAGAATTTCCTTCCGAAACAGTTCGCGAAGAATTATCCTCTATGATAGAATCTAGGATGTTGGGCAAGTAA
- a CDS encoding non-heme iron oxygenase ferredoxin subunit, whose amino-acid sequence MGEFQKLAKLSDLKEGEIFVAETRYHRVGLTRLGDEICAFADLCTHDGEDISTGELEGDVIVCPRHSAKFNIRTGKVLCMPAVEDLPVYKTRIVGDEVEVELED is encoded by the coding sequence ATGGGTGAATTTCAGAAACTAGCTAAACTTTCCGATCTGAAAGAAGGGGAGATATTCGTAGCAGAAACCCGGTACCATAGGGTGGGGCTGACTAGACTGGGGGACGAGATCTGTGCATTCGCGGATCTTTGCACCCACGATGGTGAGGATATTTCGACTGGAGAATTGGAAGGGGACGTAATCGTTTGTCCAAGACATTCTGCGAAGTTTAATATCCGCACAGGTAAGGTACTTTGTATGCCTGCAGTGGAAGATTTGCCAGTCTATAAGACTAGAATCGTAGGTGACGAAGTCGAAGTGGAATTAGAGGATTGA
- a CDS encoding cysteine desulfurase — protein MSFDLEKIRRDFPILSTQMNGKPLVFLDSAASSQKPKSVIDTIRKYYEAENANIHRGIYYLSQKATEKYEMARIKTSRFIGAACAKVVIFTRNTTESINLVAQSWGRTNIHEGDEIVLTELEHHSNLVPWQMLAQEKQAVLKFIPLNQDSTLDLSNLDEIITERVKLVALAQMSNVTGTIHDLTPIIRRAREVGAKVLIDGAQGICHLPTNVQKEDFDFYAFSAHKMLGPTGVGVLYAKEEILETMPPWMGGGDMISKVWKEKSTYADLPARLEAGTPNISGVIGFGAAIEYLESIGMQEIRNHELELLQYALDRLEDFGGLELYGTNDLSKRGGVISFNFPGVHPHDVGSILDEEGIAIRVGHHCAQPFMDFKGIAGTCRASFYLYNTKEDVDSLLVGLKKVKEIFGRVLKR, from the coding sequence TTGAGTTTTGATCTCGAAAAGATACGCAGAGATTTTCCGATTCTATCTACTCAGATGAACGGTAAGCCCTTGGTGTTTCTGGATAGCGCCGCCAGTTCTCAAAAGCCCAAGTCTGTAATAGATACCATTCGTAAATATTACGAAGCGGAGAATGCAAACATTCACCGTGGCATATATTATCTTTCCCAAAAGGCCACTGAAAAATATGAGATGGCCCGCATCAAAACTTCCAGGTTTATCGGGGCCGCCTGTGCTAAGGTGGTTATATTCACACGCAATACTACAGAGTCCATCAACCTAGTGGCCCAGTCTTGGGGACGGACCAATATCCACGAAGGTGATGAGATCGTACTCACTGAATTAGAGCATCATTCTAATTTGGTTCCTTGGCAGATGTTGGCCCAGGAAAAGCAGGCTGTTCTTAAGTTTATACCTCTTAACCAAGATTCCACTTTAGATCTTAGTAACCTGGACGAGATCATCACTGAGAGAGTAAAGTTAGTCGCTCTTGCTCAGATGTCCAATGTGACCGGTACTATTCACGATCTCACTCCGATCATTCGAAGAGCGAGAGAAGTCGGTGCTAAAGTGTTGATAGACGGTGCCCAAGGGATCTGTCATCTTCCCACAAACGTTCAAAAAGAAGATTTCGATTTTTATGCATTCTCCGCACATAAGATGCTTGGGCCGACCGGCGTAGGAGTTCTTTACGCTAAGGAAGAGATCTTAGAAACAATGCCTCCTTGGATGGGAGGAGGGGACATGATCTCCAAGGTATGGAAGGAAAAGTCCACTTATGCGGATCTTCCTGCCAGATTGGAAGCAGGGACCCCGAATATTTCCGGAGTTATCGGATTTGGGGCAGCTATCGAATACCTAGAATCCATAGGAATGCAGGAGATCAGAAACCACGAGTTGGAACTCCTACAATATGCTTTGGATCGGTTGGAAGATTTCGGTGGTTTGGAACTATACGGCACAAACGATCTAAGCAAAAGAGGAGGAGTGATCTCCTTCAATTTCCCCGGAGTACATCCTCACGACGTAGGTTCCATTCTGGACGAAGAAGGGATTGCAATCCGTGTGGGACATCATTGCGCTCAGCCGTTTATGGACTTCAAAGGAATTGCCGGTACCTGCCGCGCTTCTTTCTATCTTTATAATACCAAAGAAGACGTAGATTCTCTTTTGGTAGGTCTAAAGAAGGTGAAGGAGATTTTCGGCCGTGTCCTTAAGCGATAG
- the sufU gene encoding Fe-S cluster assembly sulfur transfer protein SufU has translation MSLSDSLYQEVLLDHYQNPRHHGKMEHFDLHQEGVNPLCGDEVELFLKLKGDIISEISFVGKGCSISQASASMLTDSLYGKTISEAKSLLLEFKGMLLEDKVPNFPEEYEDLESMEAVKKIPARIKCATLAWNTLEKAIGK, from the coding sequence GTGTCCTTAAGCGATAGTCTTTACCAAGAAGTACTACTCGATCATTACCAAAACCCAAGACATCATGGAAAGATGGAACACTTCGATCTTCATCAAGAAGGAGTCAATCCTCTCTGTGGTGACGAGGTAGAGCTATTCCTGAAGTTGAAAGGAGATATAATCTCCGAGATCAGTTTTGTGGGGAAGGGTTGTTCTATCTCCCAAGCCTCCGCTTCCATGCTTACGGACAGTCTTTACGGAAAAACGATCTCCGAAGCAAAATCACTTCTGCTAGAATTTAAAGGAATGCTTTTAGAAGATAAGGTCCCGAATTTTCCGGAAGAATATGAGGACCTGGAATCTATGGAAGCGGTAAAAAAGATCCCGGCCCGTATTAAATGTGCAACACTCGCCTGGAATACTTTAGAAAAGGCGATCGGAAAGTAA